The following are encoded together in the Leisingera caerulea DSM 24564 genome:
- a CDS encoding non-ribosomal peptide synthetase family protein, whose translation MSTPNSLLSKPVTDRPQQTDITRALLRTASERTSLVDMLMLQVRCRGEEIAVCDDTSALRYSDLAEYAARLAARLKRTGVGAGSRVGLFADSSAEMMAGLWGILFSGGAYLPLGTDYPVDRLSYMIRDAGIDVIVTQDKLRGRLAEMILPGVTVITLDALDAVPGREDSDCLCGPALLEDDLAYMIYTSGTTGAPKGVGISHAAILNQLTWLQTEQKLRVGEVILQKTPVSFDAAQWELLAVCCGVQVVMGRPGVYRDPEALIEQIKQHGVTMLQGVPTLLQALVDLPDFETCTTLTSLFSGGEALTRKLATRIFEARPGCRLVNLYGPTECTINATAQTVDPAGLENGPEMIPIGQPAANTSCWVLDENLQPVADGASGELYIGGRQLANGYHNRDELTAERFITWVSPADGLPLRLYKTGDLVRRNPDGGLQFQGRADNQVKFRGYRIELDEIRLAIENHDWVKAAGVFIKPHARTGQPVLAAGIELNTREAPLMDQGNAGAHHHSKKSRLQVRAQLSGAGLRTDAEIEGRKTYALAGKDADAAQRRLAFARKTYRFYEGGEVSAEDVLSVLSQQKQPASGTGGLEELSAQDLGYLLRWLGQFTSAERLLPKHAYASPGALNATQVYVELANVAGFEPGYYYYHPARHELVLTAPRPASDTPVMQLHFVGKIPAIEPVYKNNIREVLEFETGHILGLMDHILPAHGLGIGAGTDVPDALPHLHCGPGHVYIAGYAVTAHADRRTELPVGFYVQAHGSKISGLAPGHYAYRDGGLHQFSRHIMEQRHVIAINQRVYQRASGMISMVSRDAERWHAYIDLGRSLQRVQQNSCRIGTMSSGYSSKSGNDLVAATRLKEILNEHGLASGACYSAVFGKVSVEQIAHEGMHEDSVHMEGPAELIRRDLQSLLPDYMVPSKLALVPSMPYSASGKVDVNALKAFPEFDDAAAEREVIKPRNDTETTLAEIWCAQIGLEDVSVQDDFFEIGGDSLKAVKLVQGINRAFDTSLPVQVLFEDTTIEALARRLTDGGTGSSLSRAVPLKKGAGIPVFCWPGLGGYPMNLRHLARELDTPRPVIGIQASGVNPGEQVCGSIQEMAARDAELIREAQPEGPYTLWGYSFGARVAYETAYQLEQAGCEVAELTLIAPGSPELPGGDPVRADEASLFCDASFLTILYSVFSQTIAPERVAPVIETVSDLEGFVAYIAAEKPDLDPGTILRITRLVAQTYAPEYGLQIEERQVAAPVRLFKAAGDNLSFLEEATRTLAAPAPVHALAADHYELLQPGGVSELAAAIRCHVPAWQSAQPETRDLQEA comes from the coding sequence GGTGCGCTGCCGCGGTGAAGAAATCGCTGTATGCGACGATACCAGCGCGCTGCGCTATAGCGATCTGGCCGAATACGCCGCTCGCCTGGCCGCCCGTCTGAAACGCACAGGTGTCGGCGCGGGAAGCCGGGTGGGGCTGTTCGCGGACTCTTCCGCCGAGATGATGGCCGGCCTCTGGGGAATTCTGTTCTCAGGTGGTGCCTACCTGCCACTGGGCACCGATTACCCAGTGGACCGGCTGAGCTATATGATCCGCGATGCGGGTATTGATGTGATTGTCACCCAGGACAAGCTGCGTGGCCGCCTGGCCGAGATGATCCTGCCGGGAGTTACCGTGATCACCTTGGATGCGCTGGATGCGGTCCCTGGACGGGAAGACAGCGATTGCCTGTGCGGCCCTGCCCTGCTGGAGGACGATCTGGCCTATATGATCTATACTTCCGGCACCACCGGTGCGCCCAAGGGCGTGGGCATTTCTCATGCTGCGATCCTCAACCAGCTGACCTGGCTGCAGACCGAGCAGAAGTTGCGGGTGGGTGAAGTTATCCTGCAGAAAACCCCGGTCAGCTTTGACGCCGCGCAATGGGAACTGCTGGCAGTCTGCTGCGGCGTTCAGGTCGTGATGGGCCGTCCCGGCGTTTACCGTGACCCGGAAGCTCTGATTGAACAGATCAAACAGCATGGGGTTACTATGCTGCAGGGGGTGCCAACCTTGCTGCAGGCACTGGTTGACCTTCCGGATTTCGAAACCTGCACAACTCTCACCAGCCTGTTCAGCGGCGGAGAGGCCTTGACCCGCAAGCTGGCCACCCGGATTTTCGAAGCCCGCCCCGGTTGCCGGCTGGTAAACCTTTATGGCCCGACCGAATGCACGATTAATGCCACCGCCCAGACTGTGGATCCGGCAGGGCTGGAAAACGGCCCGGAAATGATCCCGATCGGCCAGCCCGCCGCGAACACCAGCTGTTGGGTACTGGATGAAAACCTGCAGCCGGTTGCCGATGGCGCTTCGGGCGAGCTGTATATTGGCGGCCGCCAGCTGGCCAATGGCTACCACAACCGCGACGAATTGACGGCCGAGCGCTTCATCACCTGGGTCAGCCCGGCTGACGGTTTGCCGCTGCGGCTTTATAAAACCGGAGACCTGGTGCGCCGCAATCCGGATGGCGGCTTGCAGTTTCAGGGCCGTGCCGACAATCAGGTCAAATTCCGGGGCTACCGGATAGAACTGGATGAAATCCGCTTGGCCATCGAGAACCACGACTGGGTCAAAGCTGCCGGCGTGTTCATCAAACCCCATGCCCGCACCGGCCAGCCGGTGCTTGCTGCGGGTATTGAACTGAACACGCGCGAAGCGCCACTGATGGATCAGGGCAATGCCGGCGCCCACCACCACAGCAAAAAAAGCCGCTTGCAAGTGCGGGCCCAGCTGTCTGGCGCCGGGTTGCGCACGGACGCCGAAATCGAAGGGCGCAAGACCTATGCCCTTGCAGGCAAAGACGCGGACGCGGCTCAGCGGCGGCTTGCTTTTGCCCGTAAGACCTATCGTTTCTACGAGGGCGGAGAGGTCTCGGCCGAGGATGTCCTTTCGGTGCTCTCGCAACAGAAGCAGCCCGCCTCCGGCACCGGTGGGCTTGAAGAGCTCAGTGCGCAGGATCTGGGATATCTGCTCCGCTGGCTTGGCCAGTTCACCAGCGCGGAACGGCTGCTGCCGAAACACGCCTATGCCTCTCCCGGCGCGCTTAATGCAACGCAAGTCTATGTGGAGCTGGCCAATGTGGCAGGGTTTGAACCCGGCTACTACTACTATCACCCGGCCCGGCACGAACTGGTTCTGACCGCGCCGCGCCCGGCTTCAGACACACCTGTGATGCAGCTGCATTTTGTGGGCAAGATTCCGGCGATCGAACCGGTCTACAAGAACAACATCCGTGAAGTGCTGGAGTTCGAGACCGGCCATATCCTGGGCCTGATGGATCACATCCTGCCGGCCCATGGCCTGGGTATCGGCGCAGGCACGGACGTTCCGGATGCGCTGCCCCATCTGCACTGCGGCCCGGGCCACGTCTATATTGCCGGCTATGCGGTCACTGCACATGCAGACCGGCGGACCGAATTGCCGGTGGGTTTCTACGTCCAGGCCCATGGCAGCAAAATCTCCGGGCTGGCGCCGGGACATTATGCCTATCGCGATGGCGGGCTGCACCAGTTCTCGCGCCATATCATGGAACAGCGCCATGTGATCGCGATCAACCAGCGTGTCTATCAGCGCGCCAGCGGCATGATCTCGATGGTCAGCCGGGACGCAGAGCGCTGGCACGCCTATATCGACCTGGGCCGCAGCCTGCAGCGGGTGCAGCAGAACAGCTGCCGGATCGGCACCATGTCCTCCGGCTACAGTTCCAAGTCCGGCAACGACCTCGTCGCGGCCACCCGTCTCAAAGAGATCCTGAACGAGCATGGGCTTGCCTCTGGCGCCTGCTACAGCGCGGTATTCGGCAAGGTCAGCGTCGAGCAGATTGCACATGAAGGCATGCATGAAGACAGCGTGCATATGGAAGGCCCGGCTGAACTGATACGCCGCGACCTGCAGTCACTGCTGCCCGACTACATGGTGCCCAGCAAACTGGCGCTGGTACCGTCGATGCCCTACAGCGCTTCGGGCAAAGTGGATGTGAATGCTCTCAAGGCATTCCCCGAGTTCGACGATGCCGCTGCCGAGCGTGAGGTCATTAAACCCCGCAACGATACGGAAACCACTCTGGCAGAGATCTGGTGCGCGCAAATCGGCCTTGAGGACGTCTCGGTACAGGATGATTTCTTTGAAATCGGCGGCGACTCTCTGAAGGCCGTCAAACTGGTGCAGGGCATCAACCGCGCATTTGATACCAGCCTGCCGGTGCAGGTGCTGTTCGAGGACACGACCATCGAAGCGCTGGCACGCCGCTTGACGGACGGCGGCACTGGCTCCAGCCTGTCGCGCGCAGTGCCGCTGAAGAAAGGTGCCGGCATCCCGGTGTTCTGCTGGCCCGGGCTTGGCGGCTATCCGATGAACCTGCGCCACCTCGCGCGGGAGCTCGACACGCCCCGTCCCGTCATCGGCATTCAGGCCTCCGGCGTGAACCCCGGCGAGCAGGTCTGCGGCTCAATCCAGGAAATGGCAGCGCGCGATGCCGAGCTGATCAGGGAGGCGCAACCGGAAGGCCCCTACACGCTTTGGGGATACTCCTTCGGAGCACGGGTGGCCTATGAGACCGCCTATCAGCTGGAACAGGCTGGCTGCGAGGTGGCGGAGCTGACCCTGATCGCGCCGGGCTCCCCGGAGCTGCCCGGCGGCGATCCGGTGCGCGCGGATGAGGCTTCGCTGTTCTGCGATGCGTCCTTTCTGACCATCCTCTATTCGGTGTTTTCCCAGACCATCGCTCCAGAACGCGTGGCCCCGGTTATTGAAACGGTCTCGGATCTGGAAGGCTTCGTGGCGTACATCGCCGCTGAAAAGCCCGATCTGGACCCGGGCACGATCTTGCGCATCACCCGGCTGGTGGCACAGACCTATGCGCCCGAATACGGGCTGCAAATCGAAGAACGGCAGGTGGCGGCGCCTGTGCGCCTGTTCAAGGCGGCGGGAGACAATCTTTCCTTCCTGGAGGAGGCCACACGCACTCTCGCCGCTCCGGCACCGGTCCACGCGCTGGCTGCCGACCACTACGAACTTCTGCAACCCGGCGGTGTTTCCGAGCTGGCCGCTGCAATCCGCTGCCACGTTCCAGCATGGCAGTCGGCCCAGCCTGAAACCCGTGACCTGCAAGAGGCCTGA
- a CDS encoding tautomerase family protein, which produces MPHVIIKHFAATLTVEQHATLSEAITQSVTQAFGCSPHAVSIALRPVAPDDWHSSVFVPDIQNHPQELIKSPDYSAA; this is translated from the coding sequence ATGCCCCATGTCATCATTAAGCATTTTGCCGCCACCCTGACAGTGGAACAGCACGCAACACTCTCCGAAGCCATCACCCAGTCGGTCACTCAGGCCTTTGGCTGCTCCCCGCACGCGGTTTCCATCGCATTGCGTCCCGTGGCGCCCGATGACTGGCACAGCAGCGTCTTTGTTCCAGACATCCAAAACCATCCGCAAGAATTGATCAAATCACCCGATTATTCAGCGGCTTAA
- a CDS encoding MFS transporter — MTTRIAKASPALLLFAIFLISLNLRPAVAAIGPLVSQILGETGVNSTIIGFLTMIPVFLMGIGAIYVRQLRAALGERGGITLGALIITLACAARLWLPTGAGLLVTAAGAGIGIAIVQSLMPGFAKRNFGAATGRVIGLYSTGIVAGASIAAGTAAGLASSLDWEGTLAAWSLPAVLAALIWVIAARNADSERTAPAPAAGTTPPQFWRNARCWSLMLFFGVGTGAFMLVMAWIPPFYLEQGLDQGAAGLLLSALTVIEAVTALGVAAFIHHFPDRRGPLVFALIMTALGFGVLYTAPIDMSFLAMALLGVGIGILFPLSIIVAIDHVDDPTTAGNFTSFVQGGGYILASFVPLFAGAVRDAMSDLSNVWLGMAAGSLLMIFLAVRYSPESYKRFSTMLRSVSLDRGLRAAS; from the coding sequence ATGACCACACGCATAGCCAAAGCGTCACCAGCGTTACTGCTGTTCGCAATATTCCTGATCTCATTGAACCTGCGCCCTGCAGTTGCCGCCATCGGCCCGCTAGTGTCGCAAATCCTGGGCGAAACCGGTGTAAACTCCACTATCATCGGCTTCCTGACCATGATCCCGGTGTTTCTGATGGGCATTGGCGCCATCTACGTGCGCCAGTTGCGCGCGGCATTGGGGGAGCGCGGCGGCATCACGCTGGGCGCGCTGATCATCACCCTGGCCTGCGCAGCCCGCCTGTGGCTGCCAACAGGTGCCGGCCTTCTTGTCACCGCCGCAGGGGCCGGGATCGGCATTGCCATTGTGCAATCGCTGATGCCGGGCTTCGCCAAGCGCAACTTCGGCGCTGCAACCGGCCGGGTGATCGGCCTCTACTCCACCGGGATCGTGGCCGGTGCCTCCATCGCAGCGGGCACGGCTGCAGGGCTTGCGTCTTCGCTGGACTGGGAAGGCACGCTGGCGGCCTGGAGTCTGCCTGCGGTTCTTGCAGCGCTGATTTGGGTCATCGCCGCGCGCAACGCCGATAGTGAGCGCACCGCGCCTGCCCCCGCTGCCGGCACCACGCCGCCGCAGTTCTGGCGCAATGCACGCTGCTGGTCGCTGATGCTGTTTTTCGGGGTCGGCACCGGGGCGTTTATGCTCGTCATGGCCTGGATTCCGCCGTTCTATCTGGAACAGGGGCTTGATCAAGGGGCTGCGGGCCTGCTGTTGTCTGCATTGACGGTGATCGAAGCCGTCACAGCCTTGGGCGTGGCAGCCTTCATCCACCATTTCCCGGACCGCCGCGGTCCGCTGGTCTTCGCGCTGATCATGACAGCCTTGGGGTTTGGCGTGCTCTACACCGCTCCGATTGACATGTCGTTCCTGGCAATGGCGCTGCTGGGTGTCGGCATCGGCATCCTGTTCCCGCTGTCGATCATCGTGGCCATCGACCACGTTGATGATCCCACCACCGCAGGCAATTTCACCTCTTTCGTGCAGGGCGGCGGCTATATCCTGGCAAGCTTCGTGCCCTTGTTTGCCGGCGCCGTCCGGGATGCGATGTCGGACCTCAGCAACGTCTGGCTGGGGATGGCGGCAGGCTCGCTTCTGATGATCTTCTTGGCTGTTCGCTACTCTCCTGAAAGCTACAAACGCTTCTCCACCATGCTGCGTAGCGTTTCCCTAGACCGCGGACTGCGCGCGGCCAGCTGA
- a CDS encoding APC family permease gives MTDLKKTLGPLKGAGLMLNIVIGAGLLSLPGLAYQQAAENAIWVWALCALVALPLLSVFIIMGARFPDAGGVSAFAQKAFGKYAYLASSFIFLGAVSFGLPAIALTGGHYLSVLVPVDPAILAIALLLIATGTQLASPEAASRISAMVASAILFSLLLIVAVGLSGISPEMREARALTGPTIGFSQLSVPFMMIFFAFTGWEVSAGTSEEFRNPKRDFPLAMGLSFLAAMMLYFSMAVIVHFTPVDSNYEAAFSSIMQRHLGVWGGNLMSVLAVVIIVANLMGAIWAVSRMLLSLSRESVVPLDLSADETGRPLKAVFLVVAVLLAVLCLDLFNILAIEDMLSLAGQNFIILFAVAAASLMTLTSSLFEKLVAFIAVGTVGVLLAQQDAALLYPVLLSVAAGVLWAVQNRMNKTNIRNSPRSTS, from the coding sequence ATGACAGATCTCAAAAAGACGCTGGGCCCGCTGAAAGGGGCGGGCCTGATGCTCAATATTGTCATTGGTGCAGGGCTTCTGAGTTTGCCGGGGCTTGCCTACCAGCAAGCCGCAGAGAACGCGATCTGGGTTTGGGCCTTGTGCGCTCTTGTGGCTCTGCCGCTTCTGTCTGTCTTTATCATAATGGGAGCAAGATTTCCGGATGCCGGAGGTGTGTCCGCCTTTGCGCAGAAGGCGTTTGGCAAATATGCATACCTAGCCAGCTCCTTTATCTTCCTTGGCGCGGTATCTTTCGGCCTGCCCGCTATCGCACTCACCGGCGGCCATTATCTGTCAGTTCTGGTCCCGGTGGATCCTGCAATTCTGGCAATAGCCTTGCTGCTGATCGCGACCGGAACACAACTTGCTTCACCGGAGGCGGCGTCAAGGATTTCGGCCATGGTTGCCTCTGCAATTCTGTTCTCGCTCCTGCTGATTGTTGCGGTTGGACTGTCCGGTATTTCACCTGAAATGCGTGAAGCCCGCGCCTTGACCGGTCCAACCATCGGATTTTCACAGCTGAGCGTCCCGTTCATGATGATCTTCTTCGCCTTCACGGGCTGGGAAGTCTCCGCAGGGACGTCCGAGGAGTTCAGAAACCCTAAGAGAGACTTCCCGCTGGCGATGGGCTTGTCGTTCCTTGCCGCTATGATGCTCTACTTCAGCATGGCTGTGATCGTCCATTTCACGCCGGTTGATAGCAATTACGAGGCTGCATTTTCTTCTATTATGCAGCGCCACCTTGGCGTCTGGGGCGGCAATTTGATGTCAGTTCTGGCTGTTGTCATAATCGTGGCCAACTTGATGGGGGCGATCTGGGCCGTTTCGCGGATGCTGTTGTCGCTTTCCAGGGAAAGTGTCGTCCCGCTGGACCTTTCCGCCGACGAAACCGGTCGCCCGCTGAAGGCAGTGTTTCTGGTCGTGGCGGTTCTGCTGGCCGTGCTCTGCCTGGATCTTTTCAACATCCTGGCGATTGAAGATATGCTGTCTTTGGCCGGTCAGAATTTCATCATCCTCTTCGCGGTCGCGGCTGCCAGCTTGATGACGCTGACGTCAAGCCTGTTTGAAAAACTGGTGGCGTTTATCGCGGTGGGTACTGTCGGTGTGCTGCTGGCACAGCAGGACGCAGCACTGTTGTACCCGGTGCTTTTGTCCGTTGCCGCAGGGGTCCTTTGGGCAGTCCAGAACAGGATGAATAAGACGAACATTCGAAACAGCCCGCGCAGTACGAGCTGA
- a CDS encoding cupin domain-containing protein, protein MISSPGKSVVVHSAAADLSDFRGLVERCMPEQGCVEVQNDQSDKEHPWHQHDTDETIVVLSGQLLFYWEGGEAVCKSGDVIELPKGVRHGSKASFGDVQYLISFANVDFAR, encoded by the coding sequence ATGATTTCATCACCTGGAAAATCTGTCGTCGTTCACTCAGCCGCTGCTGATTTGTCGGACTTCAGAGGGCTTGTTGAACGCTGCATGCCTGAACAGGGTTGCGTCGAAGTCCAGAATGACCAGTCAGACAAGGAGCATCCCTGGCACCAGCACGATACCGACGAGACCATTGTCGTGCTGAGCGGGCAGCTCCTGTTTTACTGGGAAGGCGGCGAAGCCGTTTGCAAGTCGGGGGATGTGATCGAGCTTCCGAAAGGGGTCAGGCACGGTTCGAAAGCAAGTTTCGGGGACGTGCAGTATCTGATTTCCTTTGCCAATGTGGATTTCGCAAGATGA
- a CDS encoding YqcI/YcgG family protein — protein sequence MTTKIIYSRVEIDSEFDATTWQKKIFNELATNFRSRSRLFPCTFGVAGFEADQLRFAFSENMDPDEVSSALKCYLKDAKSFGKNTSLLVLSRPGPIQSLEHYRARFWSTLDGIHQTDDTEWPESIPTEIDSAGWEWCFGGEQIFVVCNTPAHVNRQSRRFSSFMLTFQPRWVFNGILDTRETAEKATSKIRSRILQYDLINPSEDLGLYGDPDNREFAQYFLDDENRAATCPFHSFTKKNQNEEEKVA from the coding sequence ATGACCACCAAGATTATCTACAGTCGGGTTGAAATTGACAGCGAATTCGATGCAACTACCTGGCAGAAAAAGATTTTCAACGAGCTGGCGACCAATTTCAGGTCTCGCTCCCGGCTCTTCCCCTGCACCTTTGGCGTCGCCGGTTTCGAAGCAGATCAGCTACGGTTTGCCTTTTCTGAAAACATGGACCCTGACGAAGTGTCTTCAGCCCTGAAGTGCTATCTGAAAGACGCCAAATCGTTCGGGAAGAATACCTCCCTGCTCGTCTTGTCGCGTCCGGGTCCGATCCAGAGCCTGGAGCATTACCGCGCGCGCTTCTGGTCAACCCTGGATGGTATTCACCAGACCGATGACACAGAGTGGCCCGAGAGCATTCCGACTGAGATCGACAGTGCGGGATGGGAGTGGTGTTTCGGCGGCGAACAAATCTTTGTGGTTTGCAACACGCCCGCGCATGTCAACCGGCAGTCACGGCGGTTTTCGAGCTTCATGCTGACGTTCCAGCCGCGGTGGGTTTTTAACGGTATTCTGGACACACGAGAGACCGCCGAGAAAGCCACCTCCAAAATCCGTTCCCGCATCTTGCAATACGACCTGATCAATCCGTCGGAGGATCTGGGCTTGTACGGCGACCCCGACAACCGGGAGTTCGCGCAGTATTTTCTAGATGACGAAAACCGCGCGGCCACGTGCCCGTTTCACAGCTTTACCAAGAAAAACCAAAATGAAGAGGAGAAGGTGGCATGA
- a CDS encoding Lrp/AsnC family transcriptional regulator, with translation MDGFQRKIIRLLSENSRASVSDIASELGASRKKVKETIDRLVDKKIIKRFTIELAQEAEFTSQPFRALFNIRLVAPNCRQLFADLQKHDEILGAWSISSSDIDMMVLVEAKDVEVVENVRNSVARHPLVQTMYTNSILTTWRDPRSNSRRDGEADV, from the coding sequence ATGGATGGATTTCAGAGAAAGATCATTCGCCTCCTGAGCGAAAACAGCCGGGCCTCAGTCTCTGACATTGCCTCAGAGCTTGGTGCGTCTCGCAAGAAGGTCAAAGAGACGATCGACCGCCTGGTTGACAAGAAGATCATCAAACGGTTCACGATAGAGCTCGCGCAGGAAGCAGAATTCACCTCGCAACCTTTCAGAGCACTCTTCAATATCCGCCTGGTCGCGCCTAACTGCAGGCAGCTGTTTGCTGACTTGCAGAAGCACGACGAGATCCTAGGCGCGTGGAGCATCTCATCCTCCGATATCGACATGATGGTGCTGGTGGAAGCCAAGGATGTGGAAGTTGTTGAGAACGTGCGGAACAGCGTTGCGAGGCACCCGTTGGTTCAGACAATGTACACAAATTCGATCCTGACAACGTGGCGCGATCCGCGATCCAATTCGCGGCGCGACGGTGAGGCGGACGTCTAA